A single region of the Strigops habroptila isolate Jane chromosome 3, bStrHab1.2.pri, whole genome shotgun sequence genome encodes:
- the SMIM30 gene encoding small integral membrane protein 30 encodes MPSTENTSKLLLVLVSLLLVLPVAEALDVGDTIAFLLGLAVSVIGFCACLGLYARKRNGQQ; translated from the coding sequence ATGCCTTCTACCGAGAACACCTCAAAACTTTTACTGGTCCTCgtttcactgctgctggtgctgccagtAGCTGAAGCCCTGGATGTAGGAGATACCATTGCCTTCCTACTAGGCCTTGCCGTCAGTGTCATTGGATTCTGTGCCTGCCTTGGCTTGTACGCAAGGAAAAGGAATGGGCAGCAGTGA